The DNA sequence TTACAAAGTCGGGTTTGCTCACCGGCTGTTGTTACAAGTCTACAATGAGTCTAAAACAAAGCAACCTGCCAATTTTAATACCAGATTTCCCCTGCAGGGCTTACTGTTGGCTTTTTGATTATACTGACATGCTGCTTGGATAAAACGCAGCTTGGAATCAGCTGGAAAAGTAACGGCCGTTGACTGCACAGCCCATTGTGACGTCACAAACAAGAGAGAGTGGTGAGGAGACAGCAGTGAAAGGAGAGATGCTCTAATCTGCTAACATGCTCTGCTCCTGTGTCTGAAGCAAATCAATATCCTGTCACTGACAAATTCCACCTCTGCCTCCTGTGCATTTTAATTCAGGGTTGGTTGCACAAGATGTCAATGCAACCCCTGAAAAAGCATGTAGGTCTGTTAAAAAGAGGAAGGTCTAATCGTAATCATGATGCTTTTACGCTTTACCGCAAATTCCATGGCCTAACGCAGTTCAACAGGGTGACAAAGCTCACTGATCAGGTTATACTTCAAAACAGAAAATTATCGTAAGGAATCGGTGTCTTTTTCTATCATTACTAGTATTCACAATGTGCCGTACTGGAGGTGCAATATTGATGAGTTTTGCAAGGTCTACTGGCTGTCAGTCCCTGAGGTCTTCTGGGAAACATCGATGTATCTCACATGACGAAAACCCCGCAAGTCAAATAATCAGTGACCTTACATGCGCTGAAACATCACTTTCCATGCCGTTGCCTTAATGCAGCTGTTTCTCACTACAAAGGCTTAACAGAAGGTAAAATAGACAGCTGTATCTGAGCTGTGTGAGACAGAAAAGTCCTTAGGATACGGTGGGCAaccttatccacaaagggccagtgtgtatgtagGTCTTTGGGATAACCtataggtcagctgttcaaacccaggtgtggactcttcagccaatcagacctctaattagtaatctaattagggagttgcagtgaaaacctgcacacacaatGGCCCTTTATGGATAtgactgcccacccctgccttagaggcagtatttctcaacccggtccttggggaccctcagacagtccatgtctTTGGTCccttgggagctgggagggagcaaaaataatgtggactgtctggcagggagctggaagggagcaaaaatgtggtccccgaggactgggttaaCTCTGCCCTAAGGGCATGTAAACCCCCTCTGTGCCACCGAAATCAGAAGTTTTCCCACAAATTGTACAGATGTTGTCTCTTGGTTCTGCAGAGAGAAGGAACGTTTGCTAAAGGCTACACTTTTTGGCAGTATGACTGGCATTGTGGTAAAAACAGTGATGGCAATATCTAGTTTGGCACATAACCCCAAGAATGTTAAAGCTACTGTATGTCTAGGATTTAAATCCGTCTTGCCTGGGAAGCAGTTAAAGCCCAGCCCTACATATGAACCACGTTTTAAACCTTACTCTGTTTGCGAAAATATAAATTTCAACTTAATTTTATGAGTAGACTAAGTCTTTCCAGACTGTATCACCCCCCCCAGGCACGCAGGGGatcacacagaacacacagacagcctCTTCATTCCAGTACAAACTTAGTAATGaacctagaaaaaaaaaacaaaaaaaaaacattagctAGCTGCTggtttttgcttttaaaactgCCAAATTATGATCTTAggtcattaaaatatattttaaatcatCAAGCCGCTTTAtccttccagaaaaaaaaaaaaaaaaagattcccGTGAATTTAGGAGTCCCCTTTATTTTCAGGAATAGGAACATTTAGTGTTTTTTGTCAGTGCATCATAACAAGCCAGTCCAGCAGACACTGACCCCCATGACAACCAGCACTGTTCATGTCCTCTCCCAGCATCTCAGCCCTGCCATGCCAAAGCTCATCATGCTATTAACAAGAGTTCTTAcgaattattattaatattattatttttattggaCTTCCTTCTGCCACAAATGATGGCAACtcagtttaaaataaataaacaaacacagaaaaacataatCCTTTCCAAAGTTCCCTTGACCAAACTAAATAAGCACATAAATCTGGTGCAAAGTTTCTCcgtgtttttggttttttttttatgaaaagaGAGCACCAAGATTTAatcaaaagaaaaagcaaaaagaaaataagCACAGCTGTCTATAACATCAGCAATTATTTAGAGGTCAAACTATGTCCCACTGCTTACTTTTTTGGAAAATGAAAGGTGTCAGCTTGTTTCTCTTCAGATCCTTCAGCGAGTAGCAGCATAGTAGCATACCACCTTTTCTGTGATTTTGCAACAATGTATTTTACTATGAACTAAAAAGTATAGTAGAGTATACCTAATTAACTCTGGGACTAAAGTAAAATCTGCTATAAAAAGGACCCTAAATTACttattttatatgttttaaaaccaaagGAGGTATAAAAATAATGGTAAATGgtctgcatttatatagcacttttctacTCCGACAAGCactcaaagtgctttataattcatgcctcacattcacccatccatgctctcattcacacaccggtggtggaggctgccatgcaagacgccaacctgcacaccgggagcagttgggggttcagtgtcttgctcaaggacactttgacgGGGTCAGAAGGAACCggggcttgaacctgcaaccctccagttgccgaacgataatCCCTAAAATGGTTCTAGTGTTTTCTACAAATGCCCGGCATCACAAAAAAAGCtctgctgattggtcagtgtcTTCATGTCCTCACACACCCACAATACTGACATCtatgttttttgttatttcaAAACAGAcccaggaaaacaaaacaatccAGAAAAATCTAACGAACAATTGTTAATGTGCCTAACTCAGATATCAAATACCTTGCTTGTACTATAATTTTACTCTGCTTTCTCACACGTTGTTCCCACGCTGTCCTGGACAGCGCGTGACGTCATGGCGATGCTCATTTGAAGCACCTTGAGTGACGTAGTTGCTATTGCTTCTGTGATTTCAGGCTATATGcttcttgtgtttgtgttacaTGTTAGTTGCCACAGTTCAGTCCTGAGGTGCTTGAATCCATGATGTTGGCCTTTTTGCTTTAATTGGTTCTGAGAACGAAAGCTACTGCATTGCAACCATCGTCACACTGGAGGTTAATTCTTATAACCAAAGAAATAGTCAACTCTAACCTTTTGTGTTCATGCACAACTACAAGCATTACCCAGCCACGCTGCCCAGAGTAGGGTAGTTCAGGTCcggagagtacaaatccagaccaagattttgttccaaccaaccagttgagtactctgtgactgtgactctttatactcaactggttggttgaaacaaaatcttggtctggacttctACTCTATGGACCTGAATTACCTACCTCTGAGGCTGCCATGCTGTTTTTccagccccccctgccccagaCTGTTCCACACTCAGCACTGCCAGACCTTACTGACTGCACTTTTCCAGCACCTGCCCACTGGGGGGCACTGGGGAGCCGCCTCTGTTACTGTTCCCAAGGGACTGGGAACGAGGTCTGGAAAAGCTGAGCTGGGAGACAAGTAGGGGGTGTCTGGCGTGGCTGTGGGCCGCCAACAAGGTGGAGCCGGGACTCGGCGTGGACTTCACACGCAACGGACATCAAAGACACATAAAGTCATCATTCATTCCCATGTTCACCTCAGAATCCCTCTGGTTCCACCTGGAAATGGATGGAGACGAGCGGGATACTCACAGTCAGTGTGGTTGTTCTTCCGGGTGCCGCTGACCCGTCCCTTGGTGTCGATGTTCAGGAAGAAGCGCGTGGCCGAGTAGAGCCTCCGCAGCCGCGTCTCCCCTTCCAGGTGGCCGTAGCTGCGGGTCTGGCGCCCCTGTGCCCAGGGAAGATGGCCCGCCATACCCTGCGGCTTGTGCCCCACGCTGGCACCCAACAGGACCCCGGAGGTGGTGCTGATTCTCAGCAGCAGAAGCAGGCACAGAAGGGTGATGGGGGCATAGGTGGGCGTATGGGCATGGGTGGCGGACACAGGGAGCAGACCAGCACTGTAAGCGGTCCGGCTGGGCATGATGGGTCAGGCTGCCATGCTCCTCTCAGGGCCTGTGAGGCACAGAGGtccctgctggggggggcttcttTTGCCTAGGAGGTCTGATGAATCAGACAGGTCAGATAGGTATCTCCTCCAGCCCAAAGTGTCTGCCCCGATACACAGTCCATGCACAGGCCACTGGTGAATGGCTGGAGGCTTCGGCTTCTTCACCCCCCTGCTTTGCTCCTCTTCTTGGGCAGAAGGTAGCCCTCCCAGCAGAACCCGTGTCCCTGATTCCGAGTCCTTTAACTCTTTCAGCGCTCTTCACTCTCTTCTCTGGCAGTCAGGTCTCTCACTCTCGTTAAAGTGCTCCGCCTGCGCCGGGAAGGTCCCGCCACATACTGCTGCGCTGCAGGCTTCTCCGGGCACTGGGGGGCGGGACACACTGGCTGCCTGACACGTGACGGAGAAGGAGATGAATGAGAGAGAGTGTGAATCTgggcgtgtctgtgtgtgtctgtgtctgtgtctgtggatGTGTGAGAGAGCTACAGGGTGAAGAGGCAATGAAAAgaataagtgtgtgtgtgtgtgtgtgtgtgtgtgtgtgcgtctgtgtgtgtgtgtgtctgtatgtgtgtgtgagttatgtatatattacattatgtgtgataaaatgtccccaaaatgtgaCAAAAACCTTGGGGGGACATTTTTCCTGCCTCCGCCggggggaaactcagttttataaaaatatgtgactgcaaaaaactaaaaatgccaaaagtcttgtattttgtttggctacttatggttaaggttagggctgggtaggggttaaggtcgtcattgttagggttattagggttttgcccatagaaactaatggagggtccccaaaaagatatgaatacaaatgtatgtgtgtgtgtgtgtgtgtgtgtgtgtgtgtgtgtgttcgtgtgcctgtgtgtgtgtgggtgggtagCTGTGAAGACAAACAATGCACAGGTGTTTTTTAGCAGAGAAAGACCCATACAGAATAAGAGTTTCAGCCAGAAGGAGACCTTGTGCGTTTCCTTGTTCACATGCAGCAGCAATACAATGAGCGCATGCACATGCATCATTTTTCCTGGGGCCGCTGAGTCACTCCTTACAACGTCTGACACTCTGCCCATAGCAACAACGGGGTCCTTCCAAGGCGCCTGAGGGTATCCTGAACTTCTGAAACTCTCTCTGGGGCCAAACCATTATCTGGCAGGAGGGGGAGCTTGAGGTAAATCTGGAATTTCCGCTTACTTTACAGTTAAGTGGCCTTTCGCAGTTATTCGCCACTTGCGCTAGCCGCTCACCTTTCTGTGACAGCCAGTGCCACTTCCTGTGACATCACCAGTCTCTGCACCAGCTCCACACAGCATTCAACCAAATGAAAGTCTACAATGCTGCATACGCTTCCAGTCAGTAAACCTTTACTTTAAACTTTAATTCAAATTTCTTTGCACTGAATAGCAGAattgttattttgttattattgcACTTTTAAGTTTCTTGCTGACCTTTGAATGTGAATAAACGAAAAGAATGTATGTGAAATATCTCACTAATAACTTTCCTTTtttgaaacattaaaaaataatttgaacAAGAGCTTACCTTTTCACAGACTACTGAAAGCGGTTTTTGAGTACACGCAGATTATGCTATTGAATAAAACTGGAATCTGTGtcaaaatgttaaaaatgtccTGATATAACTAGGCAATATATAAACTGAGTATAAACTTGCAGGGAAGCCCCCAGTTATTTATATGGTAACAAAAATTTATGACGTGCAAGAATTCACTTCAGGTGACAAGGCACAGCTGTCAGGATGGGACCTTTAAATCATGCTGTTCTATTACAGGGGGAAAAATACCATCTTACTGGGGATGTAAAAATATTGGTGCTTAAAGGAACTTAGTTTACTGGCTATGATAACTGTACCAAAGCAACTGTGTCATTTGCATATCCTTATTCGTGACCATTGTCTATTATTGCAAACTGATAAAAATACCAGACATCTGATAATGAGATGCTAGTCACAGTTGCCTTGTATGAGATGTGTATCTATATAGATTTTATGCTCTTATGTAACTCTCCCAGATGAGTACAATTGATAACTGCTGTTCAAAGGAGTCGTGTGGCAGGAAAAGCTACACTTATCACATGGCAGCTGCTTTAATAATCTGTTTTATTCAGAGACCTGCTGAAGACCCAGGGTTTCAATTTCAGGCCACATGCCATCTATATGTACATCATTCTGCATGATGATTACAGCAGAAATTATGTGCAGAGGTTGAATTGAAGAATTGTGGAAATTGTGGGAAAGAATTGTGTCCCGCCTCCTGCCAaagctctctcacacacacacaggtgtgtaattatatctttgtggggactctccattcatttccctggggaaaaccataatcccaacaCGACGACCttacccccacccagccctaaccttaagcataagtaaccaaacaaaatatgagactttagtattttttttagttttttgattgcattcacagatctttgtggggacctgaaaaatggtccccacaacgtcaaaataacaggtttttattacattgtggggaacatttggtccctaaAGTGTAATATAAACATTATATTACACAAtctgcacgcacgcacacacacacacacacacttgtattcatatctttgtggggaccgtccatttatttctatggacaaaaccctaatcccaacaatgacaaccttaacccctacccagtcctaaccttaagcataagtaaccaTAAGTACTTAAGAATaagtagttttttttattgcagtcaaagatttttataaaattgagtttccccttgtggggactgactccactcaaaataacaggtttttatcacaatataatatataaataacccatatgcacacatacacatataaaaACCTTGCACTGATTTATAAGACCAGGGCTCTTCtaatctggccctcgattccaaatccaggccttgttttcagttctcccaggtagttagtttaataattactgattctgattggccagaagcttcacacctgactAGAAAATGAATAGTGCTCAGCCATTGAGAACCACGATTTGAATAGCCCTTTACAAGACCCTTAAAACTTACAACGTGCAAACCCATTGCAggcatcatttaaacacatccTAAAATAACTGAAGCATTGGAGTAGTTACTGGATAGTTATTCTCACCTGCAGGTGCTTATTAAAATCTATATATCTAAGCTGCTTAaaccttggaaaaaaaacatgttttacaCCAGATGTCAAGTACCAATGAAAACTGGGCTTGAGGAGCAGCCAATCATTTGCGCTGTTGCTGGTATGTCCTTTGGGAGTTCATGACAGTTTGGTTGTGGTCTAGGAATGCTTGTTTAATCTGACAATCCGTTCAGGACATTAGTAAACTGGGTACAGTTCACTCTGAGTGGTGTAGTGTAACAGCATACTAGTGTGATAATCTGCTAGGAACAGTAAGCTAGGTTTTTATATTACCTTTCTGATGGGAATCATACCATGTGACTTTGATCCAATTCACTCATaaccaagcaactagaggaggcggaaccaagacatctgattggttggcccCGCCGCCTCTAGTTACTTGGATCCACCTCTTCtgcaatttgattggttatttctctgaaccaatcattcttTTTCCTTTTGCCTTCAAAATATTCCTATGAGCTGTTTTAAAGATGGCATCTCTTGCCATTACCTGAACCCATGACATTTGTCATGCTGCAGCAATCTTTCTCGCTACAAATATGGCAGAGTGATGTCCAGCTGGTTCTCCATAATGACACTGGTATTCAATTATGGCTCTTTTATCTCTTTGTAGTAATTACTATTGGAAGCACCGTAATAGAGAAATGAAAGCCAGTCAGTTTCCGGAGCAGGCCAGAGCTCCCTTTTGTGCTCTGTATTCTGTCACACGCATCACCAGGCTTTTAAAGAAGTCATTCACACACCCCCAGTGTGTCAGCACTCTGTCCTGAGACACACATTTATTCCCTCATACAATCATTGATCGGAAATCATTTCAAAACGCCAAAGAGATAAATGAACTGTGCATTAATAACTTGCAGTCACTTGCACATTTGATGCATTTTGGAAGGTTGTTGTCAACAGTAATGTACTttgctattttaaaaaaataaataaaaaatgcatgttttaaCCTGAAAGATATTGAAGGCTTCTGCAGTTTCATATGGTTTTCAGATGCAGACCAAATCTCTAGATCTAACAGAATACAATGCTACAGTTTACCAAGCTGCATTCACTAGAATTACCTAATTGAAATCAGTTTTTTGTGCATTTCATTTTGTTATTTTcgaataataaaaaatgattttttaattttgttaagTGGTTGCTTAAGCTGCATAAAGCATTTACTTTGCTGGTGTGTTTGGAATTTGTTTAGATTCAATTTGATATAAATTAAATCAAGTTAATCGTCTTACACATTTTTGGATCAATGCATATTTGCCATAGTCAAGTTCCATTTGGAT is a window from the Paramormyrops kingsleyae isolate MSU_618 chromosome 21, PKINGS_0.4, whole genome shotgun sequence genome containing:
- the LOC111836682 gene encoding fibroblast growth factor 22-like; this translates as MPSRTAYSAGLLPVSATHAHTPTYAPITLLCLLLLLRISTTSGVLLGASVGHKPQGMAGHLPWAQGRQTRSYGHLEGETRLRRLYSATRFFLNIDTKGRVSGTRKNNHTDCLMEIRSVSTGVVVIRSVSTGLYLAMSKRGDLYGSVAYTAAECQFRERIEENGYNTYAARQWSLKGRPMFVSLGTRGKPRSGRKARRRHRSTHFLPMPPI